The proteins below are encoded in one region of Silene latifolia isolate original U9 population chromosome 2, ASM4854445v1, whole genome shotgun sequence:
- the LOC141641706 gene encoding uncharacterized protein LOC141641706 — translation MRVAELMQPNGGGWDMVKINNLFLPFERERITNIQLSSNDANDFWYWGLEKDGLYTVTSAYKLLAGEAIDWAETSARERERWLWNRMWQVLVWPRVKLFFWQLCNEALATKANIAARIGSWVWEGLGLFGEEEGRPDSIRGWIEMLWKEMERANYGLFMIGCWAIWEHWNKVIFEDATVDPAKIIKRVRDVACEDAEWRDDHGSKGGVKGRREDEGSRGSEGWKPAPVGYVKINVDAGAKEGEGVSTGAVCRNRNGEVVWGMAVVREQSWDPHIAEAVAVLDGLQEAMDRVIQDVVLESDCLQDYYDDFGSNGVDYTEHFITNRVFTSSKEGFNWA, via the exons ATGAGAGTGGCTGAGCTGATGCAACCAAATGGGGGTGGGTGGGATATGGTAAAAATTAACAATCTGTTTTTGCCATTTGAAAGGGAGAGAATTACTAACATTCAGCTTAGTTCGAATGATGCTAATGATTTTTGGTATTGGGGGTTAGAAAAGGATGGTTTATATACGGTGACATCGGCGTACAAATTGCTAGCAGGGGAAGCAATTGATTGGGCTGAGACGTCGGCTAGGGAGAGGGAAAGATGGCTGTGGAATAGGATGTGGCAGGTTCTGGTTTGGCCCCGTGTTAAGCTCTTCTTTTGGCAGCTGTGTAACGAAGCCCTTGCGACAAAAGCAAACATTGCTGCTCGTATCGGAA GTTGGGTTTGGGAGGGCTTGGGTCTGTTTGGGGAGGAGGAGGGGAGGCCGGATAGTATTCGAGGATGGATCGAGATGCTGTGGAAGGAGATGGAGAGGGCGAATTACGGGCTGTTTATGATTGGTTGTTGGGCAATTTGGGAGCACTGGAATAAGGTAATTTTTGAGGACGCGACAGTTGACCCTGCGAAGATCATTAAGAGGGTGCGAGATGTGGCGTGTGAGGATGCGGAATGGCGAGATGATCACGGCAGCAAGGGGGGAGTGAAGGGAAGACGCGAGGATGAAGGGAGTAGGGGAAGTGAAGGTTGGAAGCCTGCGCCGGTTGGGTATGTCAAGATCAATGTTGATGCGGGGGCTAAGGAAGGGGAAGGGGTTAGTACGGGAGCGGTTTGCAGGAATCGAAATGGTGAAGTAGTTTGGGGAATGGCGGTGGTGCGCGAACAGAGCTGGGACCCCCATATTGCGGAAGCGGTGGCAGTGCTAGACGGGCTTCAAGAAGCTATGGATCGAGTCATACAGGATGTGGTGCTCGAGAGTGATTGTTTGCAG GATTACTACGATGATTTCGGTAGCAACGGTGTTGATTACACGGAACATTTCATTACCAACAGAGTATTCACTTCAAGTAAAGAAGGGTTCAATTGGGCATAA
- the LOC141641707 gene encoding uncharacterized protein LOC141641707 has protein sequence MRRVREGLEGYHGLEVDSVGRLELYCTFVSASVHYMNFTVKEENRVWRVTGFYGWPNVAERHLSWELLQLLSRQSTLPWLCIGDFNEILFSTEMKGSSRPQRQMINFQRAVDECGLRDVAWEGYQFTFDNGQSGEANRQSMIDRAMCTAA, from the coding sequence ATGCGGAGGGTGAGGGAAGGCTTGGAAGGGTACCACGGGTTGGAAGTGGATAGTGTGGGGAGGTTGGAGTTATATTGTACTTTTGTTTCGGCTTCAGTGCACTACATGAACTTTACTGTCAAAGAGGAGAATAGGGTGTGGCGAGTAACTGGTTTTTATGGATGGCCGAACGTTGCTGAGAGACACTTGTCCTGGGAGTTGCTGCAGTTATTGAGCAGACAGTCGACACTTCCATGGCTATGTATTGGTGACTTTAATGAAATTTTGTTTTCTACGGAAATGAAAGGCAGTAGTCGACCTCAGAGGCAAATGATTAATTTCCAAAGAGCAGTAGATGAATGTGGGTTAAGGGATGTAGCCTGGGAGGGGTATCAATTTACTTTCGATAATGGGCAAAGTGGAGAAGCGAATAGACAGAGTATGATCGATCGGGCCATGTGTACGGCTGCTTAG
- the LOC141641705 gene encoding protein FAR-RED ELONGATED HYPOCOTYL 3-like yields MRFRVHNHALVKYGDGDRYYAKLDDDDELAFIDAQVRAHVPPALISVGLHKRNPEKPRPARRKIYNRAQKVRADEREGRNPAKQMLTLAVQHKYVHFWVTDRSSNQLTHVFMAHPEEVKIFRSYYYVVIMDSTYKTNKHGLPLVELVRVTLVGKTFVIAYAFVRYESEDGYAWVLRHLKDLLNDDVQPNVIVVDFERGLTKAIPSVFSNSSHLLCLWHIYAAVETRALDFVSRDSNWVIYISSRLFGAVVEVGTRAEFDVAWEKLAKQWPPVAAYIQSTWFPHIEKWAKYRTKKLTHFGNTSTSRVEPAHAILKKWLNSAKLALDSI; encoded by the coding sequence ATGCGATTTAGAGTTCATAATCATGCTTTGGTGAAGTATGGCGACGGTGATAGATATTATGCTaagcttgatgatgatgatgagttggCGTTTATCGATGCCCAAGTTAGAGCTCATGTACCACCGGCTCTGATAAGTGTGGGATTACATAagcggaatccagaaaaaccacGACCCGCAAGACGAAAAATCTACAACCGGGCTCAAAAAGTGAGGGCCGACGAAAGAGAAGGAAGAAACCCGGCAAAACAAATGTTAACACTTGCGGTTCAACATAAATACGTGCACTTTTGGGTTACCGATCGGTCTAGTAATCAACTAACCCACGTGTTCATGGCTCATCCGGAAGAAGTGAAGATATTTCGATCATACTACTATGTGGTCATCATGGATTCCACGTACAAGACTAACAAACACGGTCTTCCGCTTGTTGAGTTGGTTAGGGTCACACTCGTTGGAAAGACTTTTGTGATCGCATATGCTTTTGTGAGGTACGAGTCCGAGGACGGTTATGCTTGGGTCTTACGGCATCTGAAGGACCTTCTCAATGACGACGTTCAGCCTAATGTCATTGTTGTAGATTTCGAAAGAGGGTTGACGAAGGCGATTCCCAGTGTTTTTTCGAATTCCTCCCATTTGCTATGTCTTTGGCATATATATGCTGCCGTAGAGACGAGAGCACTTGATTTCGTCAGTCGGGATAGTAATTGGGTTATATACATTTCTTCAAGGTTGTTTGGAGCGGTTGTAGAGGTGGGGACCCGAGCCGAGTTTGATGTCGCGTGGGAGAAATTGGCAAAGCAATGGCCACCAGTAGCAGCTTATATTCAATCTACATGGTTCCCGCACATTGAAAAATGGGCCAAGTACCGAACAAAAAAATTAACCCATTTTGGAAACACATCTACATCCCGGGTTGAGCCGGCACATGCAATTTTGAAGAAATGGTTGAATAGCGCGAAACTGGCACTTGATAGCATCTGA